Sequence from the Candidatus Saccharibacteria bacterium oral taxon 488 genome:
TCTGGCTGATAATAATCAAAATAACTGACAAAATAATGCACTTCATTGTCCGGAAAAAACTCCTTAAACTCAGAAAATAACTGCGCCGCCAAGGTTTTGTTATGTGCCAACACCAGCGTCGGCACATTGGCTCGGGCAATAATATTTGCCATAGTAAAGGTTTTGCCTGACCCCGTCACGCCCAATAGAGTCTGCTCGCGCTCGCCCCGCTCCAAACCATCCACCAACTGAGCAATCGCCGTCGGCTGGTCGCCGGTCGGCTGATACCTGGAAACGAGATTAAATTGATTCACATTTCCTATTGTAGCATCGTTGACAAATACCGATTGTTCATGATATAGTTAACAAGTTATCAGCGATAAAACAAAAAGGGCACTTCAATGACTCCACAACATACATGTATTCCGCGTGATGTACAGCTACAAGCTGCAATGTTCCGCCTCGGCAAGATGGAAGACGAAATCCAGAGCGGCTACGAAATTCTCCGAAAATATCAGAAAACAATAACCATCTTTGGCTCGGCGCGCACCGATCCAAATAGTGCTTATTATCACGCTGCAAAAGAAACAGCTGAACGGCTAGCCAAGCTCGGTTACGCCATCGTTTCCGGCGGCGGACACGGCATTATGGGCGCTGCCAATGAAGGCGCCAACAAGGCCGTCCAGGAGGGCGCGCGGGCTGCTGGCGGCGAGTCAATTGCCTTCAACATCCGGCTGCCGCATGAACAGGAAGTCAATAAGTATACTACCGAGGTGTTTGAGTTTCAGCACTTTGCGCCGCGGAAGATTGTCATGACCATGTTTGCCAATGCCTATATTTACTTCCCGGGCGGCTTCGGTACGTTGGATGAGCTGGCGGAAATATTAACGCTAATCCAGACTGAAAAAGCCAACCGTGCACCGGTGATCTTGTTCGACACAGCGTTTTGGAGCGATTTGGACGCCTTTTTCCGCAACCATATGTTGGCCGAAGGAGCTATCGTCGAGAAAGACCTGGATATTTATACTATCACCGATAGCGTTGACGAGATCATTGATCTGGTACAAGCAAATAAGACTTATTGCTGATCACCTATCGTGTCAATTCAGACTTTTTGGGATTTCTTCAGGGTATTTGCGTTTTGCTGGGACTTTTTATGAGGTTTTTTACTAGCAGATTTTTTAGATTTTACGGGCACGGCAGCTGACTTGCGGCGTTTTGGTTTAGCGTTGGCTACTGGTAACTGGAACGGCGACGCGGACTTGACTGGCTCACTGACGGCCGAGGCAACATAGCAAATCCCGCCCTCGCAGACGACGCGCTCAACAGTCGGCGTATGCGTGCGCGGATGGGCTGAAAAACGACGGGTTATTTCATAGCCAAGCCCGCGCTTACCAGATTCGATACGATGTTGACCGTATGGTAATTGATGATGATAATTTTCGACGATATCCACCGGATGAAATGAGATAACCTGCCCGTCAAAATCCATCATCACCCAGTCGCTAGCTCTCGCCCAGGCTGTCTGATCAATCCGCGGCGCAGCAGCCATTAGCGCCTGATACACTTCTCTGCCCGTCGTGTCCGCCGGATCAAGCCCAAGCGCACGGATAATTGAATGAGCCCGAGCTAAAATCTCAGTAATCAACCTCGCATCGCTATCATCGCCGGCCATTCGTCTGAGCTCACTCACGGCAACTCGTGTCCGCACTGAATCACCCAATAATTTTGTTAAGTTTCTTGACATTAAAACTCCTTTTCGCTTAGTGGCATGGCATGTAGTCGCGCACCTTGATATAAGATACCGGTTTTAGCACCAATATGATTGACGACCGAGCTTGAATTTGCGCTGGCAAATACTACTGCGTCCTTCAGCTGGGCGCCATGAGCCCACTGACTCAAAAAGCCACTGGCAAATGCATCACCTGCGCCAGTCCGATCAATTGCTGGCACATCCTCGTACATCGCTGCTCTGACAATCGTTACGCCATCAGATACCATCGAGCCATTCACGCCGTCTGTCAGCAACACCACCGGCACGAGATCTTTCGCTCGCCGCACCAGCTGTTCCAGATCATCACCCGGCACTAACTGTTGCATCTCTTCTTTATTCAGCGCCAATACCTCCACATCACCTAGCAGTCCCATTAACTTCTCGCGCTGTGCTAGCTCTCGCTTGCCTGGATTAAAGCAAATTTTCATACCAGCTGCTCGCGCCTCACGAAATACCTTATCCAAGACCGTCATCTGACCCGCCAGCGTCGACACATATAGCCAATCAGCCGCAATATCCGCCACGGTAAAATCAGCCGCGTGATAATGCGTTGATGCGCCGCGATACGTCAAAATTGTCCGCTCACCGTTTGGCGCCAATAACAATACCGAGTAGCCCGTATTGTATTTTTGAGAAAATCGAACATACCGCGTATCAACATTCTCGGCGTCCAGATCATCCAACACCGCTTGGCCAGCCGGATCACGGCCGACAACGCCCAAAAACATCACTTCGTGGCCCTGCCTGGCAAAGGTTACCGCGGCATTCGTCGCACCACCACCTGTCGAAAAATGGATCTGGTTGACGTCGGCCTTGGCACCAAGTTCTAACTTAGCAAAACAACGTTCTGGACTATCGCATACCGGAGCCAAGGCGTCTGACTGGCTTAAAAAAACATCCTGCACGCCTGCACCGACAGTAATAATTTTCGCCATTACACCACCGCCTTTCCGGCTGAATCGAAGGCTTGAATTTTCGTCTCAACCACCTCCTGAACGGCCATGTACACTGGTGGCATTAGTTTGACGATGGCGTATTCGTTTGGATTTTCACGTAAGGTTTTTTCCAGCGTCGTGCGGAAAGTGTAGCGCATGTCGGAGTTGATGTTGATTTTGGAGACGCCAATTTTTGCTGCGTCCTCAAAATAATGCAGCGGCGTACCTGATCCGCCATGAAGCGAAATCTGGCAATGAAGCGCCTCGCGGATGCGCGCTAATAATTCCAAATCCAGCACTTTCGGCACCGGATACAACCCGTGCAAATTCCCCACTGCCGCCGCAAAGGTGTCAATTCCCGTCGCTTCAACAAATGCCCGCGCGCCATCCGGCGTGGAAAAGGTTTTCTTAATTTCTTCATAATCAATCGCCTCGGTATGTACGTTTGATGAACCCCAAAAATAATGCGGCTCGGCTTCCACCAACGCGCCGGTGAACTTGGCGTACTCGACAACTTCGCGGGTTTTGGCGATGATTTCCTCATCCGAGGCATCGTGATTTGCCTGGGAAATATCGATATGCACAAACTCATAACCCGCGTCAATCGCCCGCTTGCAGCCCTCCACCGTCGGCCCATGATCTAAGTTCAAATAAATCTCGATGCCGTATTCAGCCTTATAATTATCCACCAAATCGCGCACGTTCTCCAGCCCCATGGCCTTAACCTCGGCGTCTGATACTTCCACCAGCACTGGCGATTGGAGCTTCTGCGCCGCCCGCGCCACTGCGATCAGCGTTTCTTGATTATCAATATTAAACGCCCCGACCGCAAAATGTTGCGCTCGTGTCCGCTGCATCAAATGGCGCGCATGCGTGGTATTGCGCCGAATGTCAGAAATTGTCAGTCCCATATACCCTTTTATCCCTTATGCTACTTATGGTTATTATAGCAGCGGTGACGGAAAATGAAAAGAGGCGAAGGGGTTTTACAATTTATTTTTGTACGGTTTTCGTCAAAATGCTGGTCTTATCTTTTGGCTCATCATGGGGTCAATCCTCATGAGGGAACTCGGTATTTTCACTTATGCAGCAGCATGGGAGATCGCGACACTTGTGACAATTTCCTGTATAGCTGTGGACGCTCGAGAAATTCCCTGGCGTCTGCGCAAGCCTAAATAAATGATAGGTTATCTTTTACGTGCCGGACAACTGCTTCGACATCTAGTCCATGCTTCTGCCATAATTCAGCTACCGAGCCGCTTTCGCCGAACTGGTCGCGGACGCCGATACGCTTTATTTTGACTGGCAATTTCTCGCCGAGTACTTCCGCCACCGCGCTACCAAATCCGCCGGCAATTTGCCCTTCTTCTGCTGTCACCACACGGCCGCATTTTTGGGCGGCGGCAACGACCGCTGCTTCGTCCAGCGGCTTGATAGTGTTAAAATGCACGACTTCTGCCTGAATGCCGGCGTACGCCAATTGTTCTGCCACCATGAGGAGTTGATACGTCATCGTGCCAGTACCGAGTAACGCCACATCAGTGCCTTGGCGCAGTACGGACGCTCGGCCTATGGCCACCTCACCATCCAAAAACAGCGGCATGTCAGCTCGCGGCAACCGCACATAATTTGGCCGTGGATCAGCCGCCATCACTGCTGCCATCATTTCGGCCTCGTAGGCATCACCTGGTGCCAAGACCACCATGTTTGGTAAACTCCGCATCAGTGCGATGTCCTCCAGCATTTGGTGCGTCGCGCCATCCGCACCAACATTCAGCCCGGCATGTGAACCGACCAGCTTGACCAGCTGATTATTCAGACAAATTGTCGTCCGAATTTGCTCCCAATTACGCCCCGGACTAAACGCCGCGTAGCTAGCCGCAAACGAGATATTACCCATCGCTGCTAGTCCTGACGCCACTGTCACCAGATTTTGCTCCGCCACACCAACCTCAATGAACCGCGGCGCACCGATTCGCTCGGCAAATTCGCCAAAGCCAACACTTCCTGCCAAGTCAGCGCTTAGCGCCACAACCTGACTATTGTTCATTGCTGTGTGAACTAGCCCATGGCCAAAACTAAGCCGCATCGACGCGGTATTTCCCGCGCGCCAATCGTCCCGCAACATGCTCATACGCCCACCCCTTCTTCCGGCTGTTTCTTAGCCAGTAAACCCAATTGTGTCAGCGCCGCGGCGGCCTGCTCGGCATTTGGCGCCTTGCCGTGCCATCGATAATCGCCCTCCATAAAATCAACGCCGCGCCCAGGTACCGTATGCGCGATAATCACGCTCGGTTGCTCGCGTACTGCCTGTGCTGCTTCAATTGCCGCGATAATTCGCGCCACGTCATGCCCGTCGATTTCCTGCACCTGCCAACCGAAACTGCGCCACTTCTCACCCAAATCATTCAGCGGCATGACTTTTTCTGTATCGCCGCCAATTTGAATAGTATTACGATCAACGATAGTGATTAGCCGGCCTAATTTATACTTGGCTGCAAACATCGCCGCCTCCCAAATATTGCCTTCATTAAGTTCACCGTCACCTAAACTACAATATATGAAGCGTTCCGAATTCTGTAAATACTGCAAATGATATGCCATGCCAGCAGCCTGACTGAGACCGCAGCCAAGCGGCCCGCTCGTCGTCTCTAGCCCTGGTAATTTTACCCGCTCCGGATGCCCTTGTAGCCGCGAGCCAAACTGCCGCAAACTCATTAACTCTGATTCCGATAAAAATCCGCGCATCGCCATCGCCGCGTATAGCAGTGGTGCATAATGGCCGTTACTCATGACGAACAGATCGCGATCAGGCCAATCCGGCTCTTCTGGCCGCAATCTAAGAATCCGAAAATACAGCACCGCCATCACATCAGCAAACCCCAGCGGTCCCGCCACATGACCACTACCAGCAGCCGTCACTTGGCGAATAATCAGCTGCCGTAACTCTTGCGCCTTCTTTTCTAGCTGGCCAGTCGTGAGTTGGCTCATGGTAAACTACCCGAGCACACCCGTCTTGCTAATTTCCTGCTGGAGTTTAGCGAACATTGCTGGTGGATCAGTTGCTTTTTGGATTGTCCCGCCAACGTTCAGGACGTTCACGCCGCCCTGAACAAGGCTATAAGCATTGTCAACCATCACACCACCATCCCAACCAATTTCAACATTCGGATTAATCATCTTGACGAGCCGAATTTTTTCCAGCTGCATCAGGCTGGCTGTTCCGCCAAACTTACCTAGCTCACCGCTGAAAATCAGGACATGCTCTGCCTCTTTGATAAGCTCTTCGACGGTTTGCGGCACTGTTGGCTTGAGCAGTGCTAGCCCAGCCATAATACCCGAGCGCTTAATTTCTTTGAGTGCCCCCAACACGTCGCCTTCGGCCTCGGCATGAATAATAATCAAATGCGGCCTCAGTGCGATTAACTTCGGTACATACTCATCTAGTTTGTTCACCATGGCGTGAATATCAATCGTCCAACCTTCTGGTGCCCATAATTCTGGGATGCTGACCGTAAAGGTCGGCGCAAATTCACCATCAGTCAAATCGATATGCACCCGCTCAGCAAAGCCGGTAATTCTATCGACTTGCTCTTTGTATTGCTGGGCATTTTCTGCCAAAATTGCCGGGGCGATAACACTACTCATACGATCTCATCCAGTTGCGCATTACGCCGATTATACCGCGGGGCATCCGCGTATGCAGTATTGAGCCACGTTTCAACAATGCCCTTCCAGGCAGCTTCGTTATCCTCGAGGACCCTAGCCGGCAGGCATAATACATTCGAATTATTGTCACGCCGCGTCATCCTCGCCTCATGTGCATCCCAAATAACACTGGCGCGGATCCCCTTAAAACGATTCGCCGCCATACACATACCCTGACCGCCGCCGCAAATTAAAATTGCCCGTGGATCATCCTCGCCATCACCAATCACTCGCAGCGCTGCCGCTGCCGCAAACTGTGGAAAGTCGTCATCAGGATTAAGCTCACGACCACCGACATCCTCGACTGCATAGCCACTTTTCGCCAAATACGCAAATACTTTTTCTTTCAGCGCAAACCCGCGATGATCTGAACCAAGATAAATCTTCATGGGTTTAGTATAAGCGGTTTGGGCGATATTTGCAACCAATCAAGTCCTTGGAAGCTCAACTCATTACGTCGAGCCGCAGCCAGCCAACACCTTACCCATCGCCTCTTTTTCTGCATTTGTTACCCACAGACGATATTTACGCTTGATCGCCACCTGCCGTTCAATGTACTGACAGCGAAACGGTTTGTTAGGAGGCAGCCAGGTTGCCGCGTCGCCATCGCCTTTGGCTTGGTTGGCGGGCCCATCAGCGGCCAATAAATTTAGTGGGTCATTCGCTAATTTTTCTCGTTCCTCACGTGGTAGTTGCTGTGCACCTTTCTGCCACGCATCACTTAA
This genomic interval carries:
- a CDS encoding transketolase yields the protein MSQLTTGQLEKKAQELRQLIIRQVTAAGSGHVAGPLGFADVMAVLYFRILRLRPEEPDWPDRDLFVMSNGHYAPLLYAAMAMRGFLSESELMSLRQFGSRLQGHPERVKLPGLETTSGPLGCGLSQAAGMAYHLQYLQNSERFIYCSLGDGELNEGNIWEAAMFAAKYKLGRLITIVDRNTIQIGGDTEKVMPLNDLGEKWRSFGWQVQEIDGHDVARIIAAIEAAQAVREQPSVIIAHTVPGRGVDFMEGDYRWHGKAPNAEQAAAALTQLGLLAKKQPEEGVGV
- a CDS encoding TIGR00730 family Rossman fold protein, whose protein sequence is MTPQHTCIPRDVQLQAAMFRLGKMEDEIQSGYEILRKYQKTITIFGSARTDPNSAYYHAAKETAERLAKLGYAIVSGGGHGIMGAANEGANKAVQEGARAAGGESIAFNIRLPHEQEVNKYTTEVFEFQHFAPRKIVMTMFANAYIYFPGGFGTLDELAEILTLIQTEKANRAPVILFDTAFWSDLDAFFRNHMLAEGAIVEKDLDIYTITDSVDEIIDLVQANKTYC
- a CDS encoding class II fructose-bisphosphate aldolase, coding for MGLTISDIRRNTTHARHLMQRTRAQHFAVGAFNIDNQETLIAVARAAQKLQSPVLVEVSDAEVKAMGLENVRDLVDNYKAEYGIEIYLNLDHGPTVEGCKRAIDAGYEFVHIDISQANHDASDEEIIAKTREVVEYAKFTGALVEAEPHYFWGSSNVHTEAIDYEEIKKTFSTPDGARAFVEATGIDTFAAAVGNLHGLYPVPKVLDLELLARIREALHCQISLHGGSGTPLHYFEDAAKIGVSKININSDMRYTFRTTLEKTLRENPNEYAIVKLMPPVYMAVQEVVETKIQAFDSAGKAVV
- a CDS encoding transketolase family protein, translated to MSMLRDDWRAGNTASMRLSFGHGLVHTAMNNSQVVALSADLAGSVGFGEFAERIGAPRFIEVGVAEQNLVTVASGLAAMGNISFAASYAAFSPGRNWEQIRTTICLNNQLVKLVGSHAGLNVGADGATHQMLEDIALMRSLPNMVVLAPGDAYEAEMMAAVMAADPRPNYVRLPRADMPLFLDGEVAIGRASVLRQGTDVALLGTGTMTYQLLMVAEQLAYAGIQAEVVHFNTIKPLDEAAVVAAAQKCGRVVTAEEGQIAGGFGSAVAEVLGEKLPVKIKRIGVRDQFGESGSVAELWQKHGLDVEAVVRHVKDNLSFI
- a CDS encoding RpiB/LacA/LacB family sugar-phosphate isomerase, giving the protein MKIYLGSDHRGFALKEKVFAYLAKSGYAVEDVGGRELNPDDDFPQFAAAAALRVIGDGEDDPRAILICGGGQGMCMAANRFKGIRASVIWDAHEARMTRRDNNSNVLCLPARVLEDNEAAWKGIVETWLNTAYADAPRYNRRNAQLDEIV